One region of Thalassophryne amazonica chromosome 16, fThaAma1.1, whole genome shotgun sequence genomic DNA includes:
- the LOC117528743 gene encoding LOW QUALITY PROTEIN: heparan sulfate glucosamine 3-O-sulfotransferase 3B1-like (The sequence of the model RefSeq protein was modified relative to this genomic sequence to represent the inferred CDS: inserted 2 bases in 2 codons; deleted 1 base in 1 codon) produces MHEALNGIVVLFPLIVKCVYIFCRNHFSSFLIRNLMPRTLDGQITMEKTPSYFVTKEAPSRICSMNCQMKLIVVVRDPVTRAVSDYTQTLSKNPALPSFQNLALKNSSTGLXDTTWSAVRIGLYAKHLENXLQHFPLSHFLFVSGERLVSDPAGEMGHVQDFLGLKRVVSDKHFYFNQTKGFPCLKKPEGSSRPRCLGKSKGRSHPQIPSEVLQRLKDFYRPFNHRFYEISGQDFGWD; encoded by the exons ATGCATGAAGCTTTAAATGGCATCGTTGTTTTATTCCCCCTCATAGTGAAATGTGTTTATATCTTCTGTAGGAACCACTTCTCCTCCTTTCTTATCAGGAATCTGATGCCTCGGACGCTGGATGGCCAGATCACCATGGAG AAAACCCCCAGCTACTTTGTCACCAAGGAGGCTCCGAGTCGTATCTGCAGTATGAACTGCCAGATGAAGCTCATTGTGGTGGTCAGGGATCCTGTGACGCGAGCTGTCTCTGACTACACACAGACCCTATCCAAAAACCCAGCTCTTCCATCTTTCCAGAACCTGGCCCTGAAAAACTCCTCCACAGGAC ATGACACCACGTGGAGTGCCGTGCGCATCGGCCTATACGCCAAACATCTGGAGA TGCTTCAGCACTTCCCCTTGTCTCACTTTCTGTTTGTGAGCGGTGAGCGGCTGGTGTCTGACCCGGCTGGAGAAATGGGTCATGTTCAGGACTTTTTGGGTCTGAAAAGGGTTGTTTCAGACAAACACTTCTACTTCAACCAGACAAAAGGTTTCCCCTGCTTGAAGAAGCCCGAGGGGAGCAGTCGACCTCGCTGTCTGGGAAAGTCGAAGGGTAGATCGCATCCTCAGATCCCTTCTGAAGTCCTCCAGAGACTCAAAGACTTTTACAGGCCCTTCAACCATCGTTTTTACGAAATCAGTGGACAGGATTTTGGCTGGgactaa